From Drosophila subpulchrella strain 33 F10 #4 breed RU33 unplaced genomic scaffold, RU_Dsub_v1.1 Primary Assembly Seq354, whole genome shotgun sequence, the proteins below share one genomic window:
- the LOC119560620 gene encoding high-affinity choline transporter 1, whose protein sequence is MINVAGVVSIVLFYLLILVVGIWAGRKKQSGNDSEEEVMLAGRSIGLFVGIFTMTATWVGGGYINGTAEAIYTSGLVWCQAPFGYALSLVFGGIFFANPMRKQGYITMLDPLQDSFGERMGGLLFLPALCGEVFWAAGILAALGATLSVIIDMDHRTSVILSSCIAIFYTLFGGLYSVAYTDVIQLFCIFIGLWMCIPFAWSNEHVGSLSDLEVDWIGHVEPKKHWLYIDYGLLLVFGGIPWQVYFQRVLSSKTAGRAQLLSYVAAAGCILMAIPPVLIGAIAKATPWNETDYKGPYPLTVDETSMILPMVLQYLTPDFVSFFGLGAVSAAVMSSADSSVLSAASMFARNVYKLIFRQKASEMEIIWVMRVAIIVVGILATIMALTIPSIYGLWSMCSDLVYVILFPQLLMVVHFKKHCNTYGSLSAYIVALVIRLSGGEAILGLPPLIKYPGYDEETKEQMFPFRTMAMLLSLITLVSVSWWTKMMFESGKLPPSYDYFRCVVNIPEDVQRVGDPSESGEQLSVMAGPLARSYGAATMAGKDERNGRINPALESDDDLPVAEARRINQETAHAQVKKMLDTATGVKPPGGGGGQSGMAMPATEHDNTAF, encoded by the exons ATGATCAACGTCGCCGGCGTGGTGAGCATCGTGCTCTTCTACCTCCTGATCCTGGTGGTGGGCATCTGGGCCGGTCGCAAGAAGCAGTCCGGCAATGATTCGGAGGAGGAGGTGATGCTGGCCGGCCGCTCCATCGGTCTGTTCGTGGGCATCTTCACCATGACTGCCACCTGGGTGGGTGGCGGCTACATCAATGGCACGGCAGAGGCCATCTACACATCGGGACTTGTGTGGTGCCAGGCTCCATTTGGATACGCTCTGAGTTTGGTATTCG GTGGCATATTCTTCGCCAATCCAATGCGTAAGCAAGGATACATCACCATGCTGGACCCCCTGCAGGATTCCTTTGGCGAGCGGATGGGTGGCCTGCTCTTCCTGCCCGCTCTCTGCGGTGAGGTCTTCTGGGCAGCTGGCATCCTAGCCGCGCTGGGAGCCACTCTCTCCGTGATCATCGACATGGACCATCGCACCTCGGTGATCCTGTCCTCTTGCATCGCCATCTTCTACACACTCTTCGGCGGACTCTACTCCGTGGCGTATACGGATGTGATCCAGTTGTTCTGCATCTTTATCGGCTTGTGGATGTGCATTCCCTTTGCCTGGAGCAACGAGCACGTGGGCAGTCTGAGTGACCTAGAGGTGGATTGGATCGGCCATGTGGAGCCTAAAAAGCATTGGCTTTACATAGACTACGGGTTGCTCCTTGTATTTGGAGGCATTCCCTGGCAGGTCTACTTCCAGCGTGTGCTCTCCAGCAAGACAGCCGGAAGGGCCCAACTGTTGTCCTATGTGGCCGCCGCCGGATGCATCTTGATGGCCATTCCCCCCGTGCTGATCGGAGCCATTGCCAAGGCCACAC CTTGGAACGAGACGGACTACAAGGGACCCTATCCCCTCACCGTGGACGAGACGAGCATGATTCTGCCCATGGTGCTGCAGTACCTCACGCCCGACTTTGTGTCCTTCTTCGGCCTGGGCGCCGTTTCAGCCGCCGTGATGTCCTCCGCCGACTCCTCGGTGCTCTCCGCCGCCTCCATGTTCGCCCGGAACGTGTACAAATTGATTTTCCGTCAGAAGGCGTCCGAGATGGAAATCATCTGGGTGATGCGCGTGGCCATCATTGTGGTGGGCATCCTGGCCACAATTATGGCCCTCACCATTCCCTCCATCTACGGATTGTG GTCCATGTGCTCGGATCTGGTCTACGTCATCCTGTTCCCGCAGCTGCTTATGGTGGTGCACTTCAAGAAGCACTGCAACACATATGGCAGCCTATCGGCGTACATTGTGGCCCTGGTCATCCGGCTGTCTGGCGGCGAGGCCATCCTGGGACTGCCTCCGCTGATCAAGTATCCCGGCTACGACGAGGAGACGAAGGAGCAGATGTTCCCCTTCCGCACCATGGCCATGTTGCTAAGTCTGATCACCCTGGTTTCGGTCTCCTGGTGGACTAA AATGATGTTCGAGTCCGGAAAGTTGCCGCCCAGCTACGACTACTTCCGCTGCGTGGTCAACATTCCGGAGGATgtgcagcgcgtcggcgatcCATCGGAGTCGGGAGAGCAGCTATCGGTGATGGCAGGACCCCTGGCCCGATCCTACGGAGCTGCCACCATGGCGGGCAAGGACGAGCGCAACGGTCGCATCAATCCCGCCCTGGAATCGGACGACGATCTGCCGGTGGCGGAGGCAAGACGCATCAACCAGGAAACGGCGCATGCGCAGGTCAAGAAGATGCTGGACACAGCCACCGGGGTGAAGCCCCCGGGAGGAGGAGGTGGCCAGAGCGGGATGGCCATGCCCGCCACGGAGCACGATAATACGGCCTTCTGA